In Actinoplanes sp. NBC_00393, a single genomic region encodes these proteins:
- a CDS encoding ABC transporter ATP-binding protein, with amino-acid sequence MEAIEVSGLRKTYRDRDAVAGIDLVVARGEVFALLGPNGAGKTTTVEILEGHRRRSGGDVRVLGEDPGKAGSAWRTRIGIVLQDAEDAADLTVHEMVRHIAGFYPDSRRPDEVIDLVGLTAKRNSKIRTLSGGQRRRVDVALGIVGRPELLFLDEPTTGFDPEARRQFWDLIRTLAGDGTTILLTTHYLDEAEALADRLAVIADGRIVAEGTPTTLGGRAAAHAVVKWRENGVTHTEQHADPAPLLRRLLEDGVDLTSLTIARPTLEDTYLSLIGAAR; translated from the coding sequence ATGGAAGCCATCGAGGTAAGTGGACTTCGTAAGACATATCGCGACCGGGACGCGGTCGCGGGAATCGATCTCGTCGTCGCCCGCGGCGAGGTCTTCGCGCTGCTCGGACCGAACGGCGCGGGCAAGACCACCACGGTCGAGATCCTGGAGGGTCACCGCCGGCGTTCCGGCGGCGACGTGCGCGTGCTCGGCGAGGACCCGGGCAAGGCGGGCTCGGCCTGGCGTACCCGGATCGGCATCGTGCTGCAGGACGCCGAGGACGCGGCCGACCTGACCGTGCACGAGATGGTCCGGCACATCGCCGGCTTCTATCCGGACTCGCGCCGGCCGGACGAGGTGATCGACCTGGTCGGCCTCACCGCGAAGCGCAACAGCAAGATCCGTACGCTCTCCGGCGGCCAACGACGCCGTGTCGACGTGGCCCTCGGCATCGTGGGCCGTCCCGAGCTGCTCTTCCTCGACGAGCCGACCACCGGTTTCGACCCGGAGGCGCGCCGCCAGTTCTGGGACCTGATCCGCACGCTGGCCGGCGACGGCACCACCATCCTGCTCACCACCCACTACCTGGACGAGGCGGAAGCCCTCGCCGACCGGCTCGCGGTGATCGCCGACGGCCGGATCGTCGCCGAAGGCACCCCGACGACGCTGGGCGGGCGGGCCGCAGCACACGCTGTCGTCAAATGGCGGGAGAACGGCGTGACGCACACCGAGCAGCACGCCGACCCCGCACCGCTGCTGCGCCGGCTGCTCGAGGACGGCGTCGACCTGACCTCGCTCACCATCGCCCGGCCGACCCTCGAAGACACCTACCTCAGCCTGATCGGAGCAGCCCGATGA
- a CDS encoding ABC transporter permease, whose amino-acid sequence MELLLTARRGEAVVLAMGVPLLVLLGAGLFEVTNLPTDDRLGFVVPGVLALTVMSTAFTGQAITTGYERSYGVLKRLGASPLTRPGLLLAKTGSVLVQIVLQVAVLALVGFAVGWRPHPEALLPAAGVTVLAVAGYSGLALLLASVLKPETTTGAATLIYVVMLSVGGIMFAAPDLGTVGWFLLPLAAHAHALRETMTGGSVPFSIWLSLGLWAVVWLTAAARNFRWE is encoded by the coding sequence ATGGAACTGCTGCTGACCGCCCGCCGTGGCGAGGCCGTTGTGCTGGCGATGGGCGTACCGCTTCTGGTTCTGCTCGGTGCCGGCCTGTTCGAGGTGACCAATCTGCCCACCGATGACCGGCTGGGTTTCGTGGTTCCCGGGGTGCTGGCGCTGACCGTGATGTCGACGGCTTTCACCGGCCAGGCGATCACCACGGGTTACGAGCGCAGTTACGGCGTACTGAAAAGGCTCGGCGCCTCGCCGCTGACCCGGCCCGGGCTGCTGCTGGCCAAGACCGGCTCGGTGCTGGTGCAGATCGTGCTCCAGGTCGCGGTCCTGGCGCTGGTCGGCTTCGCGGTCGGGTGGCGCCCACATCCCGAGGCGCTGCTTCCTGCCGCCGGCGTGACCGTGCTGGCCGTGGCCGGTTACAGCGGCCTGGCGTTGCTGCTGGCCAGCGTGCTGAAACCGGAGACCACCACGGGCGCCGCCACGCTGATCTACGTGGTGATGCTGTCGGTCGGCGGCATCATGTTCGCCGCGCCGGACCTGGGCACGGTCGGCTGGTTCCTGCTGCCGCTCGCCGCGCACGCGCACGCGCTACGGGAGACCATGACCGGCGGGTCGGTGCCGTTCTCGATCTGGCTGAGCCTGGGACTGTGGGCGGTCGTCTGGTTGACCGCGGCGGCCCGCAACTTCCGGTGGGAGTGA
- a CDS encoding ABC transporter ATP-binding protein, whose product MAAVEVRDAVVRWGDTTAVDGVSLCVPRGRVLALLGHNGAGKTSLLQVCEGFRRPDAGEARVLGLDPVSDHDELMPRLGIMLQSGGVYPWAAAGEILRLFASFAANPLDTEMLLDRLGLRKVERTRFRRLSGGEQQRLSLAVALVGRPELVFLDEPTAGMDTEARHTTWQLIEELRADGVSVLLTTHLLDEAERLADDVVIMRAGKVAATGTPAELTAAAGIDLLEVRADPGLDLTGLRAHRKVTESSPGEYAIAGELDTKGLADVLGWFAAVDAHVTAVSSRRRTLEDVYLSLSRENLTVGAAE is encoded by the coding sequence GTGGCCGCGGTTGAGGTACGAGACGCCGTCGTGCGCTGGGGCGACACGACAGCGGTGGACGGCGTGTCGCTGTGCGTGCCACGCGGGCGGGTGCTCGCCCTGCTCGGCCACAACGGTGCCGGGAAGACCAGCCTGCTCCAGGTGTGCGAGGGTTTCCGCAGGCCGGACGCGGGTGAGGCCCGGGTTCTCGGGCTCGACCCGGTCAGCGACCACGACGAGCTGATGCCCCGGCTCGGGATCATGTTGCAGTCCGGTGGCGTCTACCCGTGGGCGGCCGCCGGGGAGATCCTGCGGTTGTTCGCCTCATTCGCCGCCAACCCGCTCGACACCGAGATGCTGCTGGACCGGCTGGGTCTGCGCAAAGTGGAGCGCACCCGGTTCCGCCGGCTGTCCGGTGGCGAGCAGCAGCGGCTCAGCCTGGCCGTCGCCCTGGTCGGCCGCCCCGAGCTGGTCTTCCTGGACGAGCCGACGGCCGGCATGGACACCGAGGCCCGGCACACCACCTGGCAGCTGATCGAGGAGCTGCGGGCTGACGGGGTGTCGGTTCTGCTCACCACACACCTGCTGGACGAGGCCGAGCGGCTCGCCGACGATGTGGTGATCATGCGAGCCGGGAAGGTCGCGGCGACCGGCACACCGGCCGAGTTGACCGCCGCGGCCGGGATCGACCTGCTGGAGGTCCGGGCCGATCCGGGTCTCGACCTGACCGGCCTGCGGGCGCACCGCAAGGTCACCGAGAGCTCGCCGGGTGAGTACGCGATTGCCGGCGAACTCGACACCAAGGGCCTGGCCGACGTGCTGGGCTGGTTCGCCGCAGTGGACGCGCACGTCACCGCGGTGAGCAGTCGCCGCCGTACGCTCGAGGACGTCTACCTGTCCTTGAGCAGGGAGAATCTGACCGTAGGAGCCGCCGAGTGA
- the rnhA gene encoding ribonuclease HI — translation MSDPTVVEIYTDGACVPNPGPGGWGAVLRYGRAEKDLCGGEANPTTNNRMELMAPIRALETLNRAPLVVHIYTDSVYVRDGITKWIPRWKANGWQTAARQPVKNVDLWQRLEEAVRRHEVQWHWVKGHAGHPENERADRLAARGLREALGQS, via the coding sequence ATGAGTGACCCGACCGTGGTGGAGATCTACACCGACGGAGCGTGCGTGCCGAACCCCGGACCGGGCGGGTGGGGCGCTGTTCTCCGGTACGGCCGGGCGGAGAAGGATCTCTGTGGCGGCGAGGCCAACCCGACCACGAACAACCGGATGGAACTGATGGCGCCGATCCGCGCCCTCGAAACGCTGAACCGGGCCCCACTGGTCGTGCACATCTACACCGACAGCGTTTACGTCCGGGACGGCATCACCAAGTGGATCCCCCGGTGGAAGGCCAACGGCTGGCAGACCGCCGCACGCCAGCCGGTGAAGAACGTCGACCTGTGGCAGCGCCTCGAAGAAGCCGTCCGCCGGCACGAGGTGCAGTGGCACTGGGTGAAAGGCCACGCCGGACACCCCGAGAACGAACGCGCCGACCGTCTCGCCGCCCGGGGCCTGCGCGAAGCCCTCGGCCAGAGCTGA
- a CDS encoding MmcQ/YjbR family DNA-binding protein produces MVTIDDVRRVARDLPRSEEHLIRDRVKFRVGRIVYVAFSRDETEMGFGYPKEERDALIASDPETFHLPRPSDLRYHWVEAWLERLDRERMTELVIDAWTMTVPKKVWSAYRESADSG; encoded by the coding sequence ATGGTCACCATCGATGACGTACGCCGGGTCGCGCGCGACCTGCCACGCAGCGAGGAGCACCTGATCCGGGACAGGGTCAAGTTCCGGGTCGGCCGCATCGTCTATGTCGCGTTCTCCCGGGACGAGACCGAGATGGGCTTCGGCTATCCCAAGGAGGAGCGGGACGCCCTGATCGCCTCCGACCCCGAGACCTTCCATCTGCCCCGACCATCCGACCTGCGATATCACTGGGTGGAGGCCTGGCTCGAGCGCCTGGACCGGGAGCGGATGACCGAGCTGGTCATCGACGCCTGGACGATGACCGTGCCCAAGAAGGTGTGGTCCGCCTACCGGGAGTCTGCGGACTCCGGCTGA
- a CDS encoding SCO4226 family nickel-binding protein, protein MAKFMDVHDGFFGVTQEQLDAAHDADLKIEGEEGVHFEKAWLDRESGKAFCLSTAPSKEAVMRIHERAGHPTTEVYEVTAEV, encoded by the coding sequence ATGGCGAAGTTCATGGACGTGCACGACGGATTCTTCGGGGTCACCCAGGAGCAACTCGACGCCGCGCACGACGCCGATCTGAAGATCGAGGGCGAGGAGGGCGTGCATTTCGAGAAGGCGTGGCTGGACCGGGAGTCGGGAAAGGCGTTCTGCCTCAGCACCGCGCCGAGCAAGGAGGCGGTGATGCGGATCCATGAGCGGGCCGGTCATCCCACCACCGAGGTGTACGAGGTCACCGCCGAGGTATGA
- a CDS encoding ABC transporter substrate-binding protein, translating into MLSTRRALAAVVSVVVLAASACGSADEDSGSAKVEVFTWWAEGGEKAGLDSLVSRFGTACPGQEFENGAVAGGAGINAKQVLNARIAQNDPPDTFQVHAGAELADYIAAGRVQDLSADYDSWGLRAALPQGLLDDLTVDGKLYSVPANIHRANVVWANSQVLSDAGILQAPKNLDAFLQDLAKLRRAGVESPLALGRDWTQLMLLESVLIADLGAKRFAGLFTGATSWKSKAVRGALNDYVQLLAYSNADRDALDWPDAERLLIDGRAGYQVMGDWEAADLAAKNFQAYEYFTFPGTEGVFQWLADSFVLPDGAGNPDGTRCWLKTVASVDGQRDFNLAKGSIPARTDVAGDGFSAYQMDAMADWKTATPVPSCAHGSACSQDWQNTVNATLGAFSTAAEKDVPGLQAALAATAARYVQQ; encoded by the coding sequence ATGCTCTCCACGCGACGAGCCCTGGCGGCCGTCGTCAGCGTCGTGGTGCTGGCGGCGTCCGCCTGCGGTTCGGCTGACGAGGATTCCGGTTCCGCCAAGGTCGAGGTCTTCACCTGGTGGGCCGAGGGCGGCGAGAAGGCCGGCCTGGATTCCCTGGTCAGCCGGTTCGGCACGGCATGCCCCGGTCAGGAGTTCGAGAACGGCGCGGTGGCCGGCGGCGCCGGGATCAACGCCAAGCAGGTGCTCAACGCGCGGATCGCGCAGAACGACCCACCGGACACGTTCCAGGTCCACGCCGGAGCCGAGCTCGCCGACTACATCGCGGCCGGCCGGGTCCAGGACCTCTCCGCCGACTACGACTCGTGGGGCCTGCGCGCGGCCCTCCCCCAGGGACTGCTCGACGACCTCACTGTCGACGGCAAGCTCTACTCGGTGCCGGCGAACATCCACCGCGCCAACGTGGTCTGGGCCAACAGCCAGGTGCTCTCCGACGCGGGGATCCTGCAGGCGCCGAAGAATCTGGACGCGTTCCTGCAGGACCTGGCGAAGCTGCGCCGAGCGGGAGTCGAGTCCCCGCTCGCGCTCGGCCGGGACTGGACCCAGCTGATGCTGCTCGAGTCGGTGCTGATCGCCGACCTGGGCGCGAAGCGGTTCGCCGGGCTGTTCACCGGGGCGACCAGCTGGAAGAGCAAGGCGGTCCGCGGGGCGCTGAACGACTACGTCCAGCTGCTCGCCTACAGCAACGCCGACCGTGACGCGCTGGACTGGCCCGACGCGGAGCGGTTGCTCATCGACGGCCGGGCCGGCTACCAGGTGATGGGCGACTGGGAGGCCGCCGATCTGGCGGCGAAGAACTTCCAGGCGTACGAGTACTTCACGTTCCCCGGCACCGAAGGCGTCTTCCAGTGGCTCGCCGACTCGTTCGTGCTGCCCGACGGCGCCGGCAACCCGGACGGCACCCGGTGCTGGCTGAAGACCGTGGCCTCGGTCGACGGGCAGCGGGACTTCAACCTGGCGAAGGGCTCGATCCCAGCGCGGACCGATGTGGCCGGGGACGGGTTCTCGGCGTACCAGATGGACGCCATGGCGGACTGGAAGACAGCCACCCCGGTGCCCTCCTGCGCCCACGGTTCGGCCTGCTCACAGGACTGGCAGAACACCGTGAACGCCACCCTGGGCGCCTTCTCCACCGCGGCCGAAAAGGATGTCCCCGGTCTGCAGGCGGCTCTCGCCGCGACAGCAGCCCGGTACGTGCAGCAGTAG
- a CDS encoding DNA polymerase domain-containing protein, with amino-acid sequence MADERDGVPLTNLDQELFPDAGVTKRDLIDYLDAMADRLIPVLRDRPLSVIRVLRGQDQFMQKNLPKYTPDWVPRTKIWADASHREVTYALGNDRRTLLWFGNQRAVEYHPALMLAGSHHPTHLIMDLDPPENGGFRLAVAAARLVQQVLTEAGMPGAVKTSGSKGVHVFVPLAPDAAPEDVAAVQRAVAARAERLDPDLATTAFIKEDRHGKVFLDATRAGGATVVAAYSPRIRPGAPVSFPVDWADLDSVTPGDFTVRNAAGLAGDRDPWAEALPGPVPLEKGLVEEGHTIPVARVQAMHEGKRRARAKRAAQE; translated from the coding sequence ATGGCCGATGAACGGGACGGCGTACCGCTGACCAACCTGGACCAGGAGCTCTTCCCCGACGCTGGCGTCACCAAGCGGGACCTGATCGATTACCTGGACGCGATGGCCGACCGGCTGATCCCGGTGCTGCGGGACCGGCCGCTCTCGGTGATCCGGGTGCTCCGCGGCCAGGACCAGTTCATGCAGAAGAACCTGCCCAAGTACACGCCGGACTGGGTGCCGCGGACCAAGATCTGGGCCGATGCTTCGCATCGCGAGGTGACGTACGCGCTGGGCAACGACCGCCGCACCCTGCTGTGGTTCGGCAACCAGCGGGCAGTCGAGTACCACCCGGCGCTGATGCTCGCCGGTTCACACCACCCGACCCACCTGATCATGGACCTGGATCCACCGGAGAACGGCGGATTCCGGCTCGCCGTCGCGGCGGCCCGGCTGGTTCAGCAGGTGCTCACCGAGGCCGGGATGCCCGGTGCGGTCAAGACCAGCGGGTCCAAGGGGGTGCACGTCTTCGTGCCGCTGGCCCCGGACGCCGCGCCGGAGGACGTCGCGGCTGTCCAGCGCGCCGTCGCGGCCCGCGCCGAACGGCTCGACCCCGACCTGGCGACGACCGCGTTCATCAAGGAGGACCGGCACGGCAAGGTGTTCCTGGACGCCACCCGGGCCGGCGGAGCGACCGTGGTCGCCGCGTACAGCCCGCGGATCCGGCCGGGCGCGCCGGTGTCGTTCCCGGTGGACTGGGCCGACCTCGACTCCGTGACGCCCGGCGACTTCACCGTACGCAATGCGGCCGGGCTGGCCGGTGACCGCGACCCGTGGGCGGAGGCGCTTCCTGGGCCGGTTCCGCTGGAAAAAGGGCTGGTCGAGGAGGGGCACACCATCCCGGTGGCCCGGGTCCAGGCCATGCACGAGGGCAAGCGGCGGGCCCGCGCGAAAAGGGCCGCGCAGGAATAA
- a CDS encoding sensor histidine kinase produces MTKNFTYVAAALTLVGVPAGIAITGGTTDIVMVPSLAAGVAGLVLTSRRWPVASLIMTLLVVAGWRSSYLIDAGWIWPATAAFLAVVLAGRLRTAVVIGVTALAYAFAWDGFVTMQSSDQVYAHVGGEALWLGAVLAGATAYRNTLRWRAEVAHRISRDEQQREIDARRRRAEERVEIARDLHDVVSHTLAVVGVHLNVAMDSFEAEPDEAKASLKLAQEVRSKAMTDLRALVGVLREGELPALESLDQLLDQVREAGLKVSLNEFGDPVDVPAPVATAVYRVVQESLTNTVRHAGATRAVVTLRYAPHRVVVDVQDNGQPAPEITDGHGIAGMRERVAALGGALTARPGPNGFTVRADIPIADVVDVVPE; encoded by the coding sequence ATGACGAAGAACTTCACCTATGTGGCCGCCGCCCTCACCCTGGTGGGGGTCCCGGCCGGCATCGCGATCACCGGCGGCACGACCGACATCGTGATGGTCCCGAGCCTGGCGGCCGGGGTCGCCGGGCTGGTGCTGACCTCCCGCAGGTGGCCGGTCGCCTCGCTGATCATGACTCTGCTCGTCGTGGCGGGCTGGCGCTCGTCGTACCTGATCGACGCCGGCTGGATATGGCCGGCCACCGCCGCCTTCCTCGCCGTCGTGCTGGCCGGCCGGTTGCGGACCGCCGTCGTCATCGGCGTGACGGCGCTGGCGTACGCCTTCGCCTGGGACGGCTTCGTCACCATGCAGTCCTCCGACCAGGTGTACGCGCACGTCGGCGGCGAGGCGCTCTGGCTCGGCGCGGTGCTGGCCGGCGCCACGGCGTACCGGAACACGCTGCGCTGGCGTGCCGAGGTCGCCCACCGGATCTCCCGGGACGAGCAGCAGCGCGAGATCGACGCCCGCCGCCGCCGGGCCGAGGAGCGCGTGGAGATCGCCCGCGACCTGCACGACGTGGTCTCGCACACGCTGGCCGTCGTCGGCGTTCACCTCAACGTGGCCATGGACTCCTTCGAGGCCGAACCGGACGAGGCGAAGGCCTCGCTGAAACTCGCCCAGGAGGTGCGCAGCAAGGCCATGACCGACCTGCGCGCCCTGGTCGGCGTGCTGCGCGAGGGTGAGCTGCCCGCGCTGGAGAGCCTGGACCAGCTCCTCGACCAGGTCCGCGAGGCCGGGCTGAAGGTGTCGCTGAACGAGTTCGGCGACCCGGTCGACGTGCCCGCCCCGGTCGCCACCGCCGTCTACCGGGTGGTGCAGGAGTCGCTCACCAACACCGTCCGGCACGCCGGCGCCACCCGTGCGGTGGTCACTCTGCGCTACGCGCCGCACCGGGTCGTGGTGGACGTCCAGGACAACGGGCAGCCCGCGCCGGAGATCACCGACGGGCACGGCATCGCCGGGATGCGGGAACGGGTCGCGGCGCTCGGCGGCGCGCTCACCGCCCGGCCGGGTCCGAACGGGTTCACCGTACGTGCCGACATCCCGATCGCCGACGTCGTTGACGTCGTTCCGGAGTGA
- a CDS encoding response regulator transcription factor produces the protein MPITVLLADDQHLVRAGFRSLLRRGRDIEVVGEASTGDEAVRTARALQPDVVLMDIRMPGMDGITATRELLKTLATKVIILTTFETDEYVFSALAAGASGFLTKEVDPDGLRTAVRVVAAGDALLSPSVTRRVVGEFAHRPAPAAATPGGSRLAVLTEREREVVRLVASGLSNEEIARELVISPLTAKTHVTRAIAKLGVRDRVQLVIVAYEDGLVG, from the coding sequence ATGCCCATCACGGTTCTCCTCGCCGACGACCAGCACCTGGTCCGCGCCGGTTTCCGCAGCCTGCTGCGGCGCGGTAGGGACATCGAGGTGGTCGGCGAGGCATCCACCGGCGACGAGGCGGTCCGCACCGCCCGGGCGCTGCAGCCGGACGTCGTCCTGATGGACATCCGGATGCCCGGCATGGACGGCATCACCGCGACGCGGGAGCTCCTGAAGACGCTGGCCACCAAGGTCATCATTCTGACCACCTTCGAGACCGACGAGTACGTCTTCTCCGCGCTCGCCGCCGGCGCCAGCGGCTTCCTGACCAAGGAGGTCGATCCGGACGGCCTGCGCACCGCGGTACGGGTGGTCGCCGCCGGGGACGCCCTGCTCTCCCCCAGCGTCACCCGCCGGGTCGTCGGCGAGTTCGCGCACCGCCCGGCGCCGGCCGCCGCCACCCCGGGCGGCAGCCGGCTGGCCGTGCTCACCGAACGGGAGCGCGAGGTCGTCCGGCTGGTCGCCTCCGGCCTCTCCAACGAGGAGATCGCCCGGGAGCTCGTGATCAGCCCGTTGACCGCGAAGACCCACGTGACCCGGGCGATCGCCAAACTCGGCGTCCGGGACCGGGTACAGCTGGTCATCGTGGCGTACGAGGACGGTCTGGTGGGCTGA
- a CDS encoding EAL domain-containing protein, whose amino-acid sequence MPVSKAAPDPIAERRWVRLCVTVGALFAVLAVLIGTGAGGPGTTRAICLGSVLAGAVAAAAACLWRSRGFTGRARWGWTTFGVGLLSWGLSQFSFLRQAGPPVEATPLPVGPGLGMLGMALVAAGLLILPSASQPLVNRIRSVLDGLLIAASLVLVGWVFAIQPLADRIPVGPPFYYALVYPLGGIVLATIAVYMLPQQRNRHGCGAHMAFIAAGLTAFTIAEAGYAYQGLIHDISAGRTADLGWLAGYALIVIGAARPRTRPVPLIPLSASVGTGAVLLPYVAVLAAVGATVLFHVQSGGSHPFVAFTRSGLILLIIGRQLLTQLENRDLTRTLEARVADRTAELYAREQQFHALVQHSSDVVTVVSPEADVIYQSESVHRVLGYVPRHLTGRRLTQLLDPASGHRLAQAMRQVAGRPYATTVLELTVPHRDGRPRQAEMTITNLLDDPHVNGLVLNTRDISERMELQEQLVYEAYHDPLTRLANRALFRDRTAAALDRGADATVLHLDLDGFKRVNDSLGHLAGDQLLVQVADRIGACVRDTDLVARFGADEFGVLLEDDGTDEVARRILDNLETPIVIGARQIHVRASIGLAGADLIGEVDSDHPGERAEQLMRNADLAMHHAKAAGGGVFARYRTRMRDGLIERLELESDLRAGLERGDLRLHYQPTVDLETHVVVGFEALVRWSHPTRGMINPLDFIPIAEATGLIVPLGRWVLHEACRQAVAWTTAAGGRPLKMSVNVSVRQFDQPDFAETVAAVLAETGMPADRLCLEMTESVLMSDTEANLEQLVRLKALGLTLAIDDFGTGYSSLAYLRRFPVDTLKIDRSFVERLGVLEDDTALTDTIVRLGRSLGMATVAEGIEEFGQLAALREMGCGFAQGYYFSRPVPAAEAGRLFLEGAETPA is encoded by the coding sequence ATGCCAGTCAGCAAGGCAGCCCCGGACCCGATCGCGGAACGCCGCTGGGTCCGTCTCTGCGTCACCGTGGGTGCGCTGTTCGCCGTCCTCGCCGTCCTGATCGGCACCGGAGCCGGTGGCCCCGGCACCACCCGGGCGATCTGCCTCGGTTCGGTCCTCGCCGGGGCGGTCGCCGCCGCCGCGGCCTGCCTGTGGCGGTCACGCGGCTTCACCGGCCGGGCCCGCTGGGGTTGGACGACCTTCGGCGTCGGGCTGCTGAGCTGGGGTCTCAGCCAGTTCTCCTTCCTGCGCCAGGCCGGTCCACCGGTCGAGGCCACCCCGCTGCCCGTCGGACCGGGCCTCGGGATGCTGGGCATGGCGCTGGTCGCGGCCGGTCTGCTGATCCTGCCGAGCGCGAGTCAGCCGCTGGTCAACCGGATCCGCAGCGTTCTCGACGGTCTGCTGATCGCGGCGTCGCTCGTACTGGTCGGCTGGGTCTTCGCGATCCAGCCGCTGGCCGACCGGATCCCGGTCGGGCCGCCCTTCTACTACGCGCTGGTCTATCCGCTGGGCGGCATCGTGCTCGCCACCATCGCCGTCTACATGCTGCCGCAGCAGCGGAACCGGCACGGTTGCGGCGCGCACATGGCGTTCATCGCCGCAGGCCTGACGGCCTTCACCATTGCCGAAGCCGGGTACGCCTACCAGGGCCTGATCCACGACATCAGCGCCGGCCGGACCGCCGACCTCGGCTGGCTCGCCGGATACGCCCTCATCGTGATCGGCGCCGCGCGCCCGCGTACGCGGCCAGTCCCGCTGATTCCCCTGTCGGCGAGCGTCGGAACCGGCGCTGTGCTGCTGCCGTACGTCGCGGTCCTGGCCGCGGTCGGCGCCACCGTGCTGTTCCACGTGCAGAGCGGCGGCAGTCACCCGTTCGTCGCCTTCACCCGCTCCGGGCTGATCCTGCTCATCATCGGGCGGCAGCTGCTCACCCAGCTGGAGAACCGCGACCTCACCCGGACCCTGGAAGCCCGGGTCGCCGACCGTACCGCCGAACTGTACGCCCGTGAGCAGCAGTTCCACGCCCTCGTGCAGCACAGCTCGGACGTGGTGACGGTGGTCAGCCCGGAGGCCGACGTGATCTACCAGAGCGAGTCGGTACACCGGGTCCTCGGCTACGTGCCGCGGCACCTCACCGGTCGCCGCCTCACCCAGCTGCTCGACCCGGCATCCGGTCACCGGTTGGCCCAGGCGATGCGGCAGGTGGCGGGTCGTCCGTACGCCACCACGGTCTTGGAATTGACCGTCCCCCACCGCGACGGCCGGCCCCGCCAGGCCGAGATGACCATCACGAACCTGCTGGACGATCCGCACGTGAACGGTCTGGTCCTGAACACCCGGGACATCAGCGAGCGGATGGAACTGCAGGAACAGCTGGTGTACGAGGCGTACCACGACCCGCTGACCCGGCTCGCCAACCGTGCCCTGTTCCGCGACCGCACCGCCGCCGCGCTGGACCGGGGCGCCGACGCCACCGTGCTGCACCTCGACCTGGACGGCTTCAAGCGGGTCAACGACAGCCTCGGGCACCTGGCCGGCGACCAGCTCCTGGTCCAGGTCGCCGACCGGATCGGCGCCTGCGTCCGCGACACCGACCTGGTGGCCCGGTTCGGCGCCGACGAGTTCGGGGTGCTGCTCGAGGACGACGGCACCGACGAGGTGGCCCGGCGCATCCTGGACAACCTGGAGACGCCGATCGTCATCGGCGCCCGCCAGATCCACGTGCGCGCCAGCATCGGCCTGGCCGGCGCCGACCTTATCGGCGAAGTCGACAGCGACCACCCCGGCGAACGCGCCGAACAGCTCATGCGCAACGCCGACCTGGCCATGCACCACGCCAAGGCGGCCGGCGGCGGCGTCTTCGCCCGCTACCGCACCCGGATGCGCGACGGCCTGATCGAACGCCTCGAACTCGAATCCGACCTGCGTGCCGGCCTGGAACGCGGCGACCTGCGCCTGCACTACCAGCCGACGGTCGACCTGGAAACCCACGTGGTGGTCGGCTTCGAAGCGCTGGTCCGCTGGTCCCACCCCACCCGCGGCATGATCAACCCGCTGGACTTCATCCCGATCGCCGAGGCCACCGGCCTGATCGTCCCGCTCGGCCGCTGGGTCCTGCACGAGGCCTGCCGCCAGGCCGTCGCCTGGACGACGGCTGCCGGCGGCCGCCCCCTCAAGATGTCGGTGAACGTCTCGGTCCGCCAGTTCGACCAGCCCGACTTCGCCGAGACCGTCGCCGCCGTCCTCGCCGAAACCGGCATGCCCGCCGACCGCCTCTGCCTGGAGATGACCGAAAGCGTCCTGATGTCCGACACCGAGGCCAACCTCGAGCAGCTGGTCCGCCTCAAAGCCCTGGGCCTCACCCTGGCCATCGACGACTTCGGCACCGGCTACTCGTCGCTCGCCTACCTCCGCCGCTTCCCGGTCGACACCTTGAAGATCGACCGCTCCTTCGTCGAACGCCTCGGCGTCCTGGAGGACGACACCGCCCTCACCGACACCATCGTCCGCCTCGGCCGCAGCCTGGGCATGGCCACCGTCGCCGAGGGCATCGAAGAATTCGGCCAGCTGGCCGCCCTCCGCGAAATGGGCTGCGGTTTCGCCCAGGGCTACTACTTCTCCCGCCCGGTCCCCGCCGCCGAAGCCGGCCGCCTGTTCCTGGAAGGCGCCGAAACCCCCGCCTGA